One window from the genome of Pseudonocardia hierapolitana encodes:
- the rpmI gene encoding 50S ribosomal protein L35, whose amino-acid sequence MPKNKTHSGIAKRVKVTGRGKLLRQQTGLRHRLEVKSSKETRDLSGVVPVSKADVKRVKKLLGR is encoded by the coding sequence ATGCCCAAGAACAAGACGCACAGCGGGATCGCCAAGCGGGTCAAGGTCACCGGCCGGGGCAAGCTGCTGCGCCAGCAGACCGGCCTGCGGCACCGCCTCGAGGTCAAGTCGAGCAAGGAGACGCGCGACCTGTCCGGCGTCGTGCCGGTGAGCAAGGCCGACGTCAAGCGCGTCAAGAAGCTCCTCGGCCGCTGA
- the rplT gene encoding 50S ribosomal protein L20 — protein sequence MARVKRAVNAQKKRRTTLELASGYRGQRSRLYRKAKEQMLHSLNYAYRDRRAKKGDFRQLWITRINAAARANGMTYNRFIQGLKAAGVEVDRKNLSEIAISDPAAFTALVELARANVPSQEGSAA from the coding sequence ATGGCACGCGTGAAGCGCGCGGTCAACGCTCAGAAGAAGCGCCGCACCACCCTCGAGCTGGCCAGCGGCTACCGCGGGCAGCGGTCGCGCCTGTACCGCAAGGCGAAGGAGCAGATGCTCCACTCGCTCAACTACGCCTACCGCGACCGGCGCGCCAAGAAGGGCGACTTCCGGCAGCTGTGGATCACCCGCATCAACGCTGCCGCCCGCGCCAACGGCATGACGTACAACCGCTTCATCCAGGGCCTCAAGGCCGCGGGTGTCGAGGTCGACCGCAAGAACCTGTCGGAGATCGCCATCAGCGACCCGGCCGCGTTCACCGCGCTCGTCGAGCTCGCCCGCGCCAACGTTCCCTCCCAGGAGGGGAGCGCCGCCTGA
- the infC gene encoding translation initiation factor IF-3: MRGDPISTETRINDRIRVPEVRLVGPNGEQVGIVRIEDALRLAQEAELDLVEVAAQARPPVCKLMDYGKFKYESAQKARESRRNQQLTTIKEQKLRPKIDTHDYETKKRNVVRFLEGGNKVKVTIMFRGREQSRPELGFRLLQRLAEDVAELGTVEAAPKQDGRNMTMVIAPNKKPAVRPRATAPAAGPADAPQG, from the coding sequence ATACGAGGAGACCCCATCAGCACAGAGACGCGCATCAACGACCGCATCCGCGTTCCCGAGGTCCGCCTGGTCGGGCCGAACGGGGAGCAGGTCGGCATCGTGCGCATCGAGGACGCCCTGCGGCTCGCGCAGGAGGCCGAGCTCGACCTCGTCGAGGTCGCGGCCCAGGCCCGCCCGCCGGTCTGCAAGCTCATGGACTACGGCAAGTTCAAGTACGAGAGCGCGCAGAAGGCCAGGGAGTCCCGCCGCAACCAGCAGCTCACCACGATCAAGGAGCAGAAGCTCCGGCCGAAGATCGACACCCACGACTACGAGACCAAGAAGCGCAACGTCGTGCGCTTCCTCGAGGGTGGCAACAAGGTCAAGGTCACGATCATGTTCCGCGGTCGCGAGCAGTCCCGCCCCGAACTGGGGTTCCGGCTGCTGCAGCGTCTCGCCGAGGACGTGGCGGAGCTGGGCACGGTCGAGGCTGCGCCCAAGCAGGACGGCCGCAACATGACGATGGTGATCGCTCCGAACAAGAAGCCGGCAGTTCGTCCGCGTGCCACCGCCCCCGCAGCCGGGCCGGCGGACGCACCGCAGGGCTGA